ATTCAAGAGCTCCTGAGCCGGACAACTTATGAAAAAGGTCACCTTTGGCGAAATGCTGAGCCCCGTGTTGAAGGTGTTTGATTCTGTCACTCATGTATCTGGATATCCACAACGAAATCATCGCAGTTACCAGTACTAAAATGAGACCCATCAGTGCAGCTCTCTCGTTTACACTCTTCAGACTTCTTCTTATTGAATCGACCGGAACTGCAGCTCTGAGTATGGCAATAGTTATATCCTGCTCGTCTTTAATAACCTTTGCTGAGTACTGCATATTTTTATCAACTGTATGGCTGTATCTGTTTGAGATACCCATTGATTTGTCAAATGCACTCTGAACTTCTGGCCTGTTAAGATGGTTGTCCATCAACCGGGGCATTTCATCGGTATCTGCTATGACCCGGCCATCTGGGAGGATTACCGTGAATCGCATGTTTGCAACCCTGCCCAGTTTTTTTGTCAAATCGTCAAGTTCAGAATACTCACGCGCCAGTATCTTGCGGGTAAACCTGTCCTGGACAAGAGAAATCCTTTCTGCTGAGTTGGTTGCAGTCTGTTTGAAATAAAAATTCTCCACTACAGAAGACAGGTACAGTATAATTACGAGCAGCGAACCTACCGTAAGCAGGCAATAGGAGGGGAAAAGCTGCCAGAATATTGGTCGCAGTTTCACAACTCATCACTTTCAACAAATTTATAGCCAACCCCGCGAACAGTCTTTATGTATTCGCCATAGGAGCCAAGTTTTTTTCTCAAGCCAACCACCGTAACATCCACACTGCGGTCTGTAACCGGGTAATCATCACCCCTGATCGCTTCAACAATCTGATATCTCGAAAACACCCATCCAGGTCGCGCTGCAAGATGGTACAGAAGAGCAAATTCGGTATAGGTGAGGTCAATGCGTCTGTCATCAATGACCACTTCATGACGCCCGGGGTGAATACACATATTGTTAAAAGTAAGTTCCGCGCTGCAATGAAGTTCCTCTCTGGTTTTGCGCCTGAGAACGCTTTTTATTCTGGCTAAAAGAACCCGGGGGCTGAAAGGCTTTACCATGTAGTCATCTGCACCCATTTCAAGTCCGGTAACAATGTCTGCATCTTCACCCTTGGCGGTAAGCATTATTACAGGTATGTTTTTTGTGGCAGAATCACCTTTTATTGTTCTGCAAACCTCAAGGCCATCGATTCCGGGAAGCATCAGATCAAGAAGAATTATGGAGGGAATTTCCATTTTTAATCTCCTCAGCCCGTCCTCACCAGATGTCACCGAGGTGATCTTATAGCCATCTCTGTTGAGATTGTAGGTAATCAGTTCAATAATATCTTCATCATCTTCGATTAACAGTACATTTTTCTGGGCCACAAATACCCCTTGAATAGGTTGGAATGGATGATCCTACAATACCCTCATAAAATATGGAACCTGAATTAGTAGTATACAAAAAAAATGTTAGGAAAATGTTAGCATGAGTTTTTGGGTGATTACAGAGATAATAGGAAAATGCACTCGGCCTGGCATGGAAGCATGCTTTCTTATCACATTTATTCAATGTTATGAGCTTCTCATTGTCCACCAGTTTTTATAAAATGGGTGCCTTTGTCTAAAATCTTAGCACTTATTGTATGGCTCGATGGTTTTTAGCATAGTTAGGGATTTCTTTAGTTTGCAATTAATGGTCAGCAATAGGTTTATTTAACTTGGCAAACGGATATGCACAAAAGCAAGCGTTGGGTTATTGGCGGGAAGTTTATGTGATTGAAAAAATAATATTACACAAACACAGAATACACTAAATCAAAATATGTGTGGTAAATATTGTTTTGTAGGTGTATATTTTGTGTATGGAAACAAATATATACATATATTTAGAATACAGAAAGTTCCTCGCAGACTACTATTCTCTTATGAAAAAGAGAAACAGGGGATTCTCTTTCAGAGCGTTCTCTCAAAAAGCGGGGGTGTCCGCGCCCAATTTCCTGCAGCTTCTTATTCAGGGTAAAAGAAACCTCTCAGTTAACGGTATTGAAAAAGTATGCTCAGCCATAGGCCTCGCCTCACAGGAAAAAGAGTATTTTGGCCATATGGTGCTCTTTGACCAGGCAAGGGAAAATGAGAAAAAGGCGCATCATTTCAAAATCCTTGCCCAAATGCGAAAACCATATACCGCAGATACCCTCACAGAGGAGCAGTTTGAACTCTACCGATGCTGGTATTACAAGCCTCTTAGGGAACTTCTGGCTTTTCACCCCCTCTATCCGGGCGAACAATATGCTTACCGTCATCTTGCCTCCAAACTCCTACCTTCCATCTCTGAGAGCGAAGCCAGGGCCGCAATAAAGCAGATGCTTAAACTTGGGTTGCTTAAAAAGGATAAAAACGGAAGGGTTGTGCAGACATCGAGATTTATCACCACAGGGGATGAAGTGCAGAGCTTTTTGGTGAGACAGTTCCATGAATCCATGATCACCCTTGCACAGAAGGCTCAGGACAGAATCGATCCCTCTCAGAGAGATGTTTCAAGCCTCACGGTAAGTATTTCATGTGATGGGTTTTCCCGGATAAAACAGGAGATACAGCTTTTCAGAAAACGGCTTCTTGAAATTGTAAAGCAGGACAGCGATCCTGAAAATGTGTACCAGATAAATTTTCAGCTCTTTCCTGTGACAGACACCAAAAAGGGAAAGTCAGAAGGCTGTGGGAAAGGGGCATAATTATGAGAAAGCTTTCATTAATTTTAGCTTCAGCTTTGTTTATCCTTGGATGCGGAATTGATCTTGCCGGAACAAACGGTTCTGAAACAGGGAACGCCAAGATTACAGGGGAGATTTATAACAGTAGTAATGAAGCCGCTGCAGGGGTAAAGTTAAAGGCGATTCCCCACACTTTTAATCCTTCTGCTGACACGCTAAAAAGCACCAATTTTTCTGTTACCGATTCCTCGGGAAGATTTTCTTTCTTCTCCCTTCCAGGGGGAGTTTATAACATCATGGCTAAAAGTGAGGATGAGACAGAAGGGGCCTTTACCGGGGGAATTAAACTGACCGGCAATACCCATCTTTCCTTTACCGACACACTCTCGCCAACGGGATCAGTTACAGTGCTGTTTCAAAGTACAGTTGATAGAAGAGGTGTGGTGTTTATTGAGGGAACGGATATAGCTGTTTCAATGGACGATGTGAAAATCAATGAAGAAGGGTTTTCATTTATAACGCTCAGTTCTGTTTACCCCGGAGAACTGCCCGCTCTTATGATTTCCCACGGAAGCGGGGAAGCGATCCTTTCTCAGGAAACGCAGGTTGTTGCCGGAGAAGAGTCGGTAATTGACCTGAAAGATACAGATCCTAAGGAGGCATGGGTGTTCCCCATCATCATTGGAGTCACCTCGCAAACTGTGCAATACTACGGGGGGTTTGATTCTCTTAAGGGGCTCATCTTGTCTCAGCTCGATTCCGTTGAAGCGTGGTTTAACGGACCATCGGTTTTTGATGCACACATTAGTTTTCCGGCAGATTCTTTTTATGTGATAGAAGACGATGTTGACAGGGAAAACATTCTTCCACCCGATGGGTATGCCTTACGGCTTATCTATGATGGTTTTGGGGAGAGCAGCTTTGGTAATTGGGTGAAGGCAACAAGGGTTATTTGTCATAATTACAGGGCCGATCATGATGACGGTATGTTTGGTCACTATACCTTCTCAAGGCATCTGATGTGGGAATTTGGGCTGGCCAGGGGGGCAAGATCGCTTTGGAGACTCAATGTAAACGAAGAGAATAACCCTGTAAACAATGAATCATTCAGAGCTCCGCAATCCGTGATGAACAACAGCGGCTCACCGGTATGGGATGAGTATTCGGTAAATATGATCAACTATTACCAAAACAGGTTTAGTATTTTGCCTGAAATAGCACCCCTTGCCTTTCCCGATACCATTGCCCTCAAGATAGAAAAGGGCGATCAGTATCAGGGCGAAACCATCGTCAGACTATACCCTGTAAACTGGTACGGGCAAGTGTCCGAATCGGCAGAAATCACTTTCACCACAGATTCAGCCGGAAAAGCTACTCTTGAGCAAAATCCTTTTACCGAAGAGGGGGAAGACAGAATAGTATACCCCAATTTTCTTATTGAGATAATAACTTTGGAGGACACTTTATATGACTGGTTTCCTTTTTATGAAGTGTCAAATGCATGGTTTGAAAATCAAAATAAACCTTTTGTGAAAAAGTTAAAAAGATGAACAAAACCTGAAAGAGGAGTGACAATGAAAAAATGTGTGAAGACAACACTGATAAAAGGAATACTGGCAGCTGTTGTGCTGGGCAGTTCCGTATCTTCTCAGGTAACTGATGAATTTACAGAAGTGGTGGCAGACGGCCAAACAGGGGAAACATATATACTGC
This genomic interval from Chitinispirillum alkaliphilum contains the following:
- a CDS encoding Phosphate regulon transcriptional regulatory protein PhoB (SphR), with the protein product MAQKNVLLIEDDEDIIELITYNLNRDGYKITSVTSGEDGLRRLKMEIPSIILLDLMLPGIDGLEVCRTIKGDSATKNIPVIMLTAKGEDADIVTGLEMGADDYMVKPFSPRVLLARIKSVLRRKTREELHCSAELTFNNMCIHPGRHEVVIDDRRIDLTYTEFALLYHLAARPGWVFSRYQIVEAIRGDDYPVTDRSVDVTVVGLRKKLGSYGEYIKTVRGVGYKFVESDEL